From the Spirochaetaceae bacterium genome, the window GCCCAAGCGCCGGTTGCCGCCAGCAACACGGCCGCCGCCACGGCGAATACTGTCTTCCATTTGCAGATAGTCACGCTATCTACCTCCTTGTTCACTCGGGTGTCGACCCGAGTCGATTGGGGAGTGTCGTAGCATGGCGGCGCCGCGCCGGTCAAGCTGACCGCCGCCGCGCCGCCGCGCCGCTACTTGCGGTCGGCGGTCGGGGCCTCGGCGCCGAAGCGGCCGATGCCGCCGCGCAGGCGGGGATCGAGCAGGTCGCGCAGCGCGTCGCCGAACATGTTGATGCCGAACACCACGATCGCCAGGCACAGGCCGGGCCAGAACGCCAACAACGGCGCCTCCAGCATGTAGGCGCGGCCCTCGATGCTCAGCATGCTGCCCCAGCTCGGCTGCGGTGGCGGTATGCCAAAGCCGAGGAAGCTCACCGACGCTTCGGCGAGAATGTTGCCGCCCACCGAAACCGTGAACAGGACGATCATCGGCGCGACAAGCTGCGGCGCGATGTGGCGCGCGAGGATGCGCAGGGTGCCGGCGCCGGTCGCCCGTGCCGCCTCCACGTAGGGAGTCTCCTTCACGCTCAGCACGACGCTGCGCACGGTCCTGATGTTGACGATGCCCCAGGGTACGCCCAGGACGATGATCACCTGCGGGATGCCCGGTCCCAGCAGCGACATCACCGTGATGATCAGGAACAGCCACGGGAACGCCTGCACGGCATCCACCACCCGCTGCCCGATCAAATCCGCCACACCGCCAAAGTATCCCAGCAGGAGTCCGAACACGGTCGCGACCACCACCGCAACCAGGCTGGAGGCGAGGCCGACCAGCATCGAGATGCGGGCGCCCTGCACCACTCGGCTGTAGACGTCACGCCCAAACTGATCGGTGCCCAGGGGATAGTCGGAGGATGGCCCCTCCAAGCGCCGCGGGACGTTCTGCTCGAACATGTCGTGGGTGGCAAGCACGTCGGCGAAGATGCCGACCAGCAGGAACAGCACCATGATGACCAGCCCGACGGCGCCCAGCTTCTTCTCCCGGAACAACCGCGAGAGGGTCTGACGCAGGAGTGACGTACGCGCGTGCTGCGCGGCGGCCGGCGCCTTGGGTGCCACGGTGTCAGCCATCAGTCGTAGCGGATCCGTGGGTCGAGCCACGCGTAACTGATGTCGATCACGACGTTGACGACGAGCACGACCCCCGCCATGAGCAGGTTGATGGCGGTGACGATGGGGTAGTCACGTTTCTCGAGCGCCTCGATTACAAGCGATCCGAGGCCCGGTATGTTGAAAATC encodes:
- a CDS encoding ABC transporter permease is translated as MADTVAPKAPAAAQHARTSLLRQTLSRLFREKKLGAVGLVIMVLFLLVGIFADVLATHDMFEQNVPRRLEGPSSDYPLGTDQFGRDVYSRVVQGARISMLVGLASSLVAVVVATVFGLLLGYFGGVADLIGQRVVDAVQAFPWLFLIITVMSLLGPGIPQVIIVLGVPWGIVNIRTVRSVVLSVKETPYVEAARATGAGTLRILARHIAPQLVAPMIVLFTVSVGGNILAEASVSFLGFGIPPPQPSWGSMLSIEGRAYMLEAPLLAFWPGLCLAIVVFGINMFGDALRDLLDPRLRGGIGRFGAEAPTADRK